Proteins from a single region of Crassaminicella profunda:
- a CDS encoding metallophosphoesterase, with protein MKIVVMSDTHGKIELAEYIIAKIEEIDLLIHLGDYYPDALALGKNMNLKVVGVKGNCDRAEIENEKVLDLGEYKLFLTHGHQYGVKSNLSRIYYKGLEEGCNIVLFGHTHMPVNIKHEDVLIMNPGSLTSPRGGSKASYGIIEMDGKNMKSHIVEV; from the coding sequence TTGAAAATCGTAGTAATGAGTGATACCCATGGAAAGATTGAGTTAGCTGAATATATTATCGCCAAAATAGAGGAAATAGATTTACTGATTCATTTAGGAGATTATTATCCAGATGCTTTAGCACTTGGTAAGAATATGAACCTAAAGGTAGTAGGGGTAAAAGGAAATTGTGATAGAGCAGAAATAGAAAATGAGAAAGTATTAGACCTTGGAGAATATAAATTATTCTTAACACATGGTCACCAATATGGGGTAAAATCTAATTTATCAAGAATTTATTACAAAGGATTAGAAGAGGGATGTAATATTGTATTATTTGGACATACCCATATGCCCGTAAATATAAAGCATGAAGATGTATTAATCATGAATCCAGGAAGCCTGACCAGTCCTCGGGGAGGATCTAAGGCTTCCTATGGAATCATTGAGATGGATGGAAAAAATATGAAAAGTCATATTGTTGAAGTATAA
- a CDS encoding XTP/dITP diphosphatase, which translates to MNQVVIASKNKHKLEEIKAILKDFPLTIKSMDEVGLANLEIIEDGETFEENSMKKAVEVMKETGAIAIADDSGLEVDAIHNQPGVYSARFSGEGATDEKNNEKLLNMLKDVPMEKRDARFVSVISVAFPDGKKISVRGECKGMIGFEKKGESGFGYDPLFIVPEYDKTFAELGSVVKNKISHRAHALKKLEIALEELF; encoded by the coding sequence ATGAATCAAGTAGTGATTGCATCTAAAAATAAACATAAATTAGAAGAAATCAAAGCTATTTTAAAAGACTTTCCTTTAACCATAAAAAGCATGGATGAAGTTGGTCTGGCAAATTTAGAAATCATAGAGGATGGAGAAACCTTTGAAGAAAATTCTATGAAAAAGGCAGTAGAGGTTATGAAAGAAACAGGAGCTATTGCTATTGCAGATGATTCAGGTCTTGAAGTGGATGCTATTCATAACCAACCAGGGGTCTATTCTGCAAGGTTTTCAGGAGAAGGAGCAACAGATGAAAAAAACAATGAAAAGTTATTAAATATGCTAAAAGATGTACCTATGGAAAAAAGAGATGCAAGATTTGTATCTGTCATTTCTGTAGCATTTCCTGATGGCAAAAAAATTAGTGTAAGAGGAGAATGCAAAGGAATGATAGGATTTGAAAAAAAAGGTGAAAGTGGATTCGGTTATGACCCACTATTTATTGTGCCTGAGTATGATAAAACCTTTGCAGAACTAGGATCAGTTGTAAAAAATAAAATTAGCCATAGAGCACACGCCCTTAAAAAATTAGAGATAGCCTTAGAAGAACTGTTCTAG